A DNA window from Pseudodesulfovibrio thermohalotolerans contains the following coding sequences:
- the secE gene encoding preprotein translocase subunit SecE codes for MAKKKGKKAAEKQAVQSQAAGLKGKLTELKEFFEESKVEIKKVVWPTRKETVTTCIAVLVVSVVIALYLGVVDLALSKIVETILS; via the coding sequence ATGGCCAAAAAGAAAGGCAAGAAGGCCGCTGAAAAGCAGGCCGTACAGTCCCAGGCAGCCGGTCTGAAGGGCAAACTCACGGAACTCAAGGAGTTCTTTGAGGAGTCCAAAGTCGAGATCAAAAAGGTAGTCTGGCCGACCCGCAAGGAGACCGTCACCACGTGCATCGCCGTGCTGGTCGTTTCCGTGGTCATCGCTCTCTACTTGGGCGTTGTGGATTTGGCGCTCTCCAAGATCGTCGAGACCATCCTCTCCTAG
- the tuf gene encoding elongation factor Tu yields the protein MGKAKFERSKPHVNIGTIGHIDHGKTTLTAAITKLAAMAGQGEFVAFDEIDKAPEEKERGITIATAHVEYETEKRHYAHVDCPGHADYIKNMITGAAQMDGAILVCAATDGPMPQTREHILLARQVGVPAMVVFMNKCDMVDDEELLELVELEIRELLSKYDFPGDDIPVIQGSALKALECDSVDDPAAKPIFDLLAACDEYIPEPERDIDMPFLMPVEDVFSISGRGTVITGRVERGVVKVGDEIEIIGIKPTIKTTCTGVEMFRKLLDQGQAGDNVGLLIRGVKREDVERGQVAAKPGSITPHTKFKAEVYVLSKDEGGRHTPFFSGYRPQFYFRTTDVTGVVTLEDGVEMVMPGDNATFNVEMIAPIAMEVGLRFAIREGGRTVGAGVVTEIME from the coding sequence ATGGGTAAAGCTAAATTTGAACGTAGCAAGCCTCATGTCAACATCGGCACCATCGGTCACATTGACCATGGTAAGACCACGCTGACCGCTGCTATCACCAAGCTGGCCGCCATGGCCGGTCAGGGTGAATTTGTTGCCTTCGACGAGATCGACAAGGCTCCCGAAGAAAAGGAACGCGGCATCACCATCGCCACCGCCCACGTCGAGTATGAGACCGAAAAGCGTCACTATGCTCACGTGGACTGCCCCGGTCACGCCGACTACATTAAGAATATGATCACTGGTGCCGCCCAGATGGATGGCGCCATCCTGGTTTGCGCCGCCACCGACGGTCCCATGCCGCAGACCCGTGAGCACATCCTGCTCGCTCGTCAGGTCGGCGTGCCCGCCATGGTCGTCTTCATGAACAAGTGCGACATGGTCGACGACGAAGAGCTGCTGGAACTGGTCGAGCTCGAAATCCGCGAGCTGCTGTCCAAGTACGACTTCCCCGGCGACGACATTCCGGTCATTCAGGGTTCCGCTCTGAAGGCCCTGGAGTGCGACTCCGTCGACGATCCCGCCGCCAAGCCCATCTTCGACCTGCTGGCCGCCTGCGACGAGTACATCCCCGAGCCGGAGCGCGACATCGACATGCCGTTCCTGATGCCCGTTGAGGACGTCTTCTCCATCTCCGGCCGTGGTACCGTTATCACCGGTCGTGTCGAGCGCGGTGTTGTCAAGGTCGGCGACGAAATCGAAATCATCGGCATCAAGCCCACCATCAAGACCACCTGCACCGGTGTCGAGATGTTCCGCAAGCTGCTCGATCAGGGTCAGGCCGGTGACAACGTCGGTCTGCTGATCCGCGGCGTGAAGCGTGAGGATGTTGAGCGCGGCCAGGTTGCTGCCAAGCCCGGCTCCATCACTCCGCACACCAAGTTCAAGGCCGAGGTCTACGTCCTGTCCAAGGATGAGGGCGGCCGTCACACCCCGTTCTTCTCCGGCTACCGTCCGCAGTTCTACTTCCGTACGACCGACGTCACCGGCGTCGTCACCCTGGAAGACGGTGTCGAGATGGTCATGCCCGGCGATAACGCCACCTTCAATGTTGAGATGATCGCCCCCATCGCCATGGAAGTCGGTCTGCGCTTCGCTATCCGCGAGGGCGGCCGCACCGTCGGTGCCGGTGTCGTCACCGAGATCATGGAGTAA
- a CDS encoding substrate-binding periplasmic protein has product MTHDLAGQAYVDQDNWELRGIEHTGKRAFNLEVVREIMLAIGNKGRIREVSFAQGMQALTSRPDTVFFNVYRTPQREERFKWVGPLQREIDYLYGLRRNGPIGGLAEARQVPAICAVDGSQHHATLLELGFKNIVPVRTYLQCFAMLKEGSVTLAVSSEETLLRKLRQTELPASDIRRVSEPLLQSAGYIAFSPEVDDAVVRKWQAALNALISSGRFQELYERYY; this is encoded by the coding sequence ATGACCCACGACTTGGCCGGCCAAGCATACGTGGATCAGGACAACTGGGAACTGCGCGGCATCGAGCACACGGGCAAACGCGCCTTCAATCTGGAGGTCGTCCGGGAAATCATGCTCGCCATCGGCAACAAGGGGCGCATCCGGGAAGTGTCGTTCGCGCAGGGGATGCAAGCCCTCACCTCCCGGCCCGATACGGTATTCTTCAACGTATACCGTACCCCGCAACGCGAGGAGCGGTTCAAATGGGTCGGGCCGCTCCAGCGGGAGATCGACTATCTCTACGGCCTCCGGCGAAACGGCCCCATCGGCGGACTCGCGGAAGCCAGACAGGTCCCGGCCATCTGCGCCGTGGACGGCAGCCAGCATCACGCCACCCTGCTCGAACTCGGTTTCAAGAACATCGTGCCCGTACGCACCTATCTCCAATGCTTCGCCATGCTCAAAGAAGGTTCGGTCACCCTGGCCGTCTCCTCCGAAGAAACCCTGCTGCGCAAACTCCGCCAGACGGAACTCCCGGCCTCCGACATACGCCGCGTGTCCGAACCATTGCTCCAGTCCGCGGGCTATATCGCCTTTTCCCCGGAAGTGGACGACGCCGTGGTTCGCAAGTGGCAGGCCGCCCTGAACGC
- the nusG gene encoding transcription termination/antitermination protein NusG, whose protein sequence is MDAIMEHAAPRARWYIVHTYSGFEQRVEQTVREMMRTGQDKGLIEEVVMPTEKIVEMVKGERKTSTRKFYPGYIMIKMILTDDSWHLIQSIPRVTGFVGGKNRPTPMRDSEAENILNMMESRQEKPRPKFNFERGDEVRVIDGPFSGFNGVVEEVNYDKGKLKVSVSIFGRQTPVELDFVQVDKG, encoded by the coding sequence ATGGATGCCATAATGGAACACGCAGCGCCTCGTGCACGCTGGTACATAGTTCACACCTACTCGGGTTTCGAGCAGCGCGTGGAACAGACCGTGCGTGAAATGATGCGCACCGGACAGGACAAGGGCCTTATCGAAGAAGTCGTCATGCCCACCGAAAAGATCGTCGAGATGGTCAAGGGTGAGCGGAAGACTTCGACCCGCAAGTTCTATCCGGGCTACATCATGATCAAGATGATCCTGACCGACGATTCCTGGCATCTCATCCAGTCCATCCCGCGCGTGACCGGATTCGTCGGCGGCAAGAACCGCCCGACTCCCATGCGTGATAGCGAGGCGGAGAACATCCTCAACATGATGGAGAGCCGCCAGGAAAAGCCTCGTCCCAAGTTCAACTTCGAACGCGGCGACGAGGTCCGGGTCATCGATGGCCCGTTTTCCGGGTTCAACGGTGTTGTGGAAGAAGTCAATTACGACAAGGGCAAGCTCAAAGTATCCGTCTCTATCTTCGGGCGTCAGACTCCTGTGGAGCTTGATTTTGTCCAGGTGGACAAGGGATAG
- the rplK gene encoding 50S ribosomal protein L11 gives MAKKELGKIKLQIPAGSANPSPPVGPALGQHGVNIMEFCKAFNAKTQDQKGLIIPVVITVYADRSFDFITKTPPAAVLLLKAAKLEKGSGEPNKVKVGKVTKAQIKEIAELKMADLNANDIEHAMLQIEGTARSMGLEVKA, from the coding sequence ATGGCTAAGAAAGAATTAGGAAAGATCAAACTGCAGATTCCCGCTGGCAGTGCGAACCCTTCTCCGCCGGTCGGTCCGGCCCTGGGTCAGCACGGCGTGAACATCATGGAGTTCTGCAAGGCGTTTAACGCCAAGACGCAGGACCAGAAGGGTCTGATAATCCCGGTTGTCATCACCGTGTACGCGGACCGTTCCTTTGATTTTATCACCAAGACCCCTCCGGCTGCCGTGCTTCTGTTGAAGGCCGCCAAGCTTGAGAAGGGTTCCGGTGAACCGAACAAGGTCAAGGTCGGCAAGGTCACCAAGGCGCAGATCAAAGAGATCGCCGAGTTGAAGATGGCCGATTTGAACGCCAATGACATCGAGCACGCCATGCTTCAGATTGAGGGCACCGCCCGCAGCATGGGCCTCGAAGTCAAGGCCTAG
- the rpmG gene encoding 50S ribosomal protein L33, which translates to MRVNIQLQCTECKRKNYATQKNKKNTTGRLEVSKYCPWDKKHTLHKESK; encoded by the coding sequence ATGCGAGTCAACATTCAGCTGCAATGCACCGAGTGCAAGCGTAAGAACTACGCTACGCAGAAGAACAAGAAGAATACTACCGGACGTCTGGAAGTGTCCAAGTATTGTCCCTGGGACAAGAAGCACACTCTCCACAAAGAGTCCAAGTAG